A single region of the Octopus bimaculoides isolate UCB-OBI-ISO-001 chromosome 6, ASM119413v2, whole genome shotgun sequence genome encodes:
- the LOC106874337 gene encoding protein PET117 homolog, mitochondrial-like, producing the protein MSTTAKVTIGLSVIFTASIVTYVHLSQILDRKKMKAGILNDMNKEQKKIQNLKMLQTQAELKRAYEREAKNAES; encoded by the exons ATGTCTACGACAGCCAAGGTTACGATCGGCTTATCAGTGATATTCACAGCCTCAATAGTTACTTATGTACATCTTTCACAAATTTTGGATAGAAAG AAAATGAAGGCTGGCATTTTGAATGATATGAATAAGGAACAGAAGAAAATTCAAAATCTGAAAATGTTGCAAACACAGGCAGAACTGAAAAGAGCCTATGAACGAGAGGCTAAAAATGCAGAGAGCTGA